The Salvelinus namaycush isolate Seneca chromosome 16, SaNama_1.0, whole genome shotgun sequence genome has a segment encoding these proteins:
- the LOC120060841 gene encoding brain-specific angiogenesis inhibitor 1-associated protein 2-like, with translation MVLTEDFKMSRTDEVHRITENVYKSIMEQFNPCLRNFVAMGKSYEKALSNVTFAAKGYFDALVRMGELASESQGSKDMGDVLFQMAEVHRQIQVQLEEMLKSFHNELLSELEKKVELDARYLTAALKKYQVEHKSKGESLEKCQAELKKLRRKSQGSKNPSKYGEKEMQFVETISSKQSELDTFIAEGYKTALSEQRRRYCFLVDRQCAVAKNSSAYHGKGKDLLTQKIPVWQQACSDPNKLPERAMLLVQQMGSGSSTGTASLTMGGSSPLNTSKSNLSNLVISDPIPGAQPLPVPPELAVFMGGGLGHQARLMGSDGMSMVNGTTGLHGEEEYCYSGAVTVLLDRIILRWISISELRRGCR, from the coding sequence ATGGTTTTGACCGAAGATTTCAAGATGTCTCGCACCGACGAGGTTCACCGCATAACGGAGAATGTCTACAAGTCCATCATGGAACAGTTCAACCCCTGCTTGCGGAACTTCGTTGCCATGGGGAAGAGCTATGAGAAGGCCCTATCCAATGTGACGTTTGCTGCTAAAGGCTACTTTGATGCCCTGGTGAGGATGGGAGAGCTAGCCAGTGAGAGCCAGGGATCCAAGGACATGGGGGACGTGCTGTTTCAGATGGCGGAGGTCCACAGACAGATCCAAGTACAGCTAGAGGAGATGCTGAAGTCTTTCCACAACGAGCTGCTGTCTGAGCTGGAGAAGAAGGTTGAGCTGGATGCTCGTTACCTGACGGCTGCGTTGAAGAAGTACCAAGTGGAGCACAAGAGTAAGGGAGAGAGTCTGGAGAAGTGTCAGGCTGAACTGAAGAAACTCCGCAGGAAGAGCCAAGGCAGCAAGAACCCCTCCAAGTACGGAGAGAAGGAGATGCAGTTTGTGGAGACCATCAGTAGTAAGCAGAGTGAACTGGACACCTTCATAGCAGAGGGCTACAAGACTGCTCTGTCTGAGCAGCGCAGGAGGTACTGTTTCCTGGTGGACAGACAGTGTGCTGTAGCCAAGAACAGCAGCGCCTACCACGGCAAGGGTAAAGACCTGCTGACCCAGAAGATCCCAGTATGGCAGCAGGCTTGTTCAGACCCCAACAAGCTACCAGAGCGGGCCATGCTCCTAGTCCAGCAGATGGGCTCCGGGTCCAGCACGGGCACCGCTTCCCTGACCATGGGCGGCTCCAGCCCCCTGAACACCTCCAAGTCTAACCTGTCCAACCTGGTCATCTCTGACCCCATTCCCGGGGCTCAGCCACTCCCTGTCCCCCCAGAACTGGCCGTCTTCATGGGTGGTGGGCTGGGGCACCAGGCGAGGCTGATGGGTTCAGATGGGATGTCCATGGTGAACGGTACGACAGGACTCCACGGAGAAGAAGAGTATTGTTACAGTGGTGCCGTGACCGTTCTTCTGGATCGGATCATCCTTCGCTGGATTTCCATCTCAGAACTTCGCCGTGGTTGCCGTTGA